GAAGAGGGAGGTGCATGATGGGAAGGGGCTGATGGGGCCGGTGCGTGTGCAGGCGAAGGCCACCGTTAGGCCGGCCGAAAAGGCCGGTGGCGCCGGCACCGCTGCGCTTTCCGCCGTTGCCATGCGGGCCATTGTAGGCGCTATGGCTGCGCCTGCCAAGGTTAAAGGCGGCGGCCCCAGCCAACCCGAAATGCAAGCCTTCACCTCGGTGAACGCCAACAATATGGTGGACCTGTTCAGCGGGGATTTTTCCTACAATATTCCCCTCCTGGATGTGGGTGGGTATCCTGTCAACCTTAGCTACCGGACCGGGTCAGGAATGGATGATGATGCCAGTTGGGTGGGGTTGGGATGGAACATCAATCCGGGGAGCATCACCAGGAATATGCGGGGGTTGCCGGATGACTTTGATGGGGGAGGGGATACCGTCCGGAAGGTAGCGCATATCAAACCCAACAAGACGTGGGGTGTGTCCGTCGGAGCGTCATTTGAAATATTCGGCTTAGCCAGCGTGGACCCAAGCCTGGGATTGTTCCACAACACGTACAACGGTTGGGGAATGGACATCAGCGCCAATGCCTCCATCAGTGTAGGATCCAAAACGCATGGGGCCATGACGGGGGGATTGTCCCTATCCGATAACTCCCAAAACGGCGTCTCCATTAATCCAAGCATAGGCGCCAAGTTTGGGCAGATTGCAAAAATCAACAACGGAGGGGTATCCATGGGTACCAGCCTTACCGCTTCTTACAATAGCCGGAGTGGTTTGAAGTCGCTTTCGCTGGGTATCAATGACGGGGCAAACAGAGATGCCGATAAAAATAAAAAAGAGGATGCCGGAGGTGCATGGTCTCCCGGCATTACATTCGCCGGCCCTACATACAATCCGACGATCACCATGCCCACCACCAACCAGAATTATACGCTGACGGTAAAGGTAGGGGGCGCCATAAGCGGTCTCTCTCCTGACCTTTTTGCCTCGGGCTATGTCAGCAATCAATACGTAGCCAACTCGGATACAGCACTCGTACTCCCGGCCTTTGGATACCTGAACTACCAGGACATCCGCAACAACTGGGGCGGTCTGACCGATTTTAACAGGGAAAAAGAAATTCCTTACCGTGAAAAACCGGCGATTCCGCACATTGCTGTCCCTTCTTACACCTACGATGTCTTTACCATTAACGGTGAAGGCACCGGCGGCATGTTCCGGGCCTATAGGGGGGATGTAGGATTCGTGGCCGACCACCTGATCACCGATAAATCCATCAGTGGTGCCGCCAGCGTGGACCTCGGTGTCGGGGATGATGCACACTCCGGCATCGACCTGAATGCCAATTACGCGACCACAACCAGCGGCCCCTGGCTCCAGGACAATACCCTCAAAAACAGCATCGGGTTTACCAACAGCAACGGGCTGTATGAAAATGCATTTTTCCGCAACCCGGGCGAAAAGGCCATCAACAACAAAGATTTCTATACGGCGCTCGGCGGGGACGACGTGGTGACGCCGTCTCTTTTCCAAAGGGGAGGCACGAACGGGGCCACCGTCACGGCCACGAACACCCTTCTCCGGGAAAACGGTCAAAAGCCGGACGGCACCACGCAGCTCACACCATCCAGCGCCATCCGGGACGCACGCGAGAAGCGAAACGAAGTGATCACCTACCTGACGGCCAAGGAAGCGTCCGTGGTCGGCCTGGACAAATACATTTACCGGTACGCCCTCAACCAGTTCACCCTGCGCTCCTGCGAGAACGACGCCCCGGAAACGAATAGCGGCAACGGTAGCGGGCTGATGGGATCGTATTACAACAACCCGGGCTTAAACGGGGCCCCTCAACACGTCCGGCTGGATCCCGATGTCTATTTCAACTGGGACAAGCAAAGTCCATTTGATTGCTCCCAGGGTGGTTATTCGACAACCCACACAGACCGGAGCTTCCCCCATTCCAACTATTCCGCCACCTGGCGAGGCTCTTTCAAACCACCTGTATCGGGCAACTATATGCTCCTCCTGGGGAGCGACGACGGATCCAGGATATGGATCGATGATTCGCTTTACATGAATACATGGTACCCCCACGGCCTGGAGCATCCGGCACCGGATACAGCCCACTTCAACCTGGTGGGGGGACATCTGTACAATATACGGATGGATTATTTCCAGGCGTATGGTTATGGTGTTATGGAAATTGGATGGCGGGCACCCGGCATGCCCGTGAACAACAACTATTATCCCAAACCTGCCGATACCCTGCCGACCGCCTATCTCTATCCACCCGTTACGGTCGACACGGCTGCCGTCAATGCAGTCATCACCCGGGAGGACAGGGTCAACAATTTCCGGCAGTCCAACCACATTTCCGAAATCAACGTTTTGAATCCGGACGGGCGGCGCTACGTGTATGGCATACCGGTTTATAACCTCCAGCAAAAAGAGGTGAGCTTTGCCACCGACGCCACCCGCGGCTCGCTTGCCAGCGGGGAGACCGGGTACACCGATGGGGTGGACAATACGACGGCCAATACCAATGGAAAGGACGGCAACTTCAGCAAGGAGCAGATCCCGGCGTATGCGCACTCCTTTCTCCTGACGGCCATCCTGTCACCGGACTATGTGGACGTGACGGGTGACGGGGTCTCCGACGATGACTTGGGAGACGCCGTGAAGTTCAACTATACAAAGACCGCGGGCATTGACAACCCGATGGGCTGGCGGGCACCGTACAACGACAGCGCCAGTTACGCCGAGGGTGCACGGTCCTATTCCAGGGATGACAAGGGGCACTATATCTATGGCACCAAGGAGCTTTGGTATCTCAACTCCATCGAGTCCAAGACCATGATCGCCACCTTTACGCTCCAGCACCGGTCCGACCTGATGAGCATAGACGAGCACGGGAACAAAACCGACAGCTCGAAAGCGATGTGTCTGAAGGAAATCGATCTTTATTCAAAGGCGGACTTCCTGGCGCATAACGGGCCCGCAGGTGCGACACCTATCAAGACGATCCACTTCGAGTACAACTACCAGCTTTGCCCGGGCATCAACCGTCCCGGCGACTCCACTACCGGAAAACTCACCCTTCAGCGGATCTGGTTCACCTATAACGGGAACGACAAGGGCGCGCTTAACCCTTATGTTTTCCATTACCACAACAACAACCCCATCTATACCCCGGCCTCGGTGGACAAATGGGGTACCTATAAGCCGGCGTTGTCCAACCCAGGCTCTTCGACCAGCAACCTGATCACCAATGAGGACTATCCTTATGCCCTTCAGGACAGCACCCAGGCCGCCTATAACGCTGCCGCCTGGGCCCTCGATTCCATAGAGCTTCCCAGCGGCGCGAAGATGAAGGTCAATTATGAAAGCGACGACTATGCGTATGTGCAAAACCGGCGTGCCACCCAGATGTGCAAGCTGGCGGGTTTTGCGACGATCAACAATGCGACAACCTTTTATCCGCAACTGTATACGTCCGGAGGGGATATGCTATATGCCTATATCAATGTCCCGTATGCCCCCACCAGCGTTCAGGACATACAAGCCCGTTATTTTGACGGGATCAGCAAGCTGTACTTCAGGATGTACCTGCAAATGCCCGCAGACATCTGGGGCAGCGGTTATGACTTTGTTCCCGCATATAGCGACATCGATACGGCAGGGGGGAACTGGTGCGGCATGGTGCCGGGTTCTCCCAATATGATCTGGGTTCGCCTGAAGGGGGTGAACAAAACAGGGGACGGCGGCGGCAGCCTGAACCCCATAGCGGAAACCGCGGTGAACTGGCTTCGCCTCAACCTTCCGGACAAGGCTTACCCTGGCTCGGAAGTCAGCGACGACCTGGATTTCAAAACCGGGCTGACGATGATCCGGGCGGAGGGTGCCAACATTCTTGAGCTCCTCAACGGTTTCAGTAATACAGCCCGATACAACGGCTGGGTCAACCAATTCGATACGAGCCGGTCCTTTGTCCGGCTGGACTGCCCGACACTAAAGAAATACGGGGGTGGCCATAGGGTCAAAAGCATCCTGATCCACGACAACTGGCACGCCATGACCAACAATACCCGAAGGGAAACGGTCTATGGTCAAACGTATGACTATACCACCACCCAGACCGTTAATGGCGTCCCGACCACCATCAGCAGCGGGGTCGCTTCCTGGGAACCCTCTGTGGGGGCGGAAGAAAATCCTTTCCATCTGCCTATCGAATACGTGGACCGGGCGTCCGTTTTGGCACCCGCCGCGTCCCTGTACACCGAGGAACCATTGGGCGAATCGTTTTATCCCGGCGCTTCCGTGGGGTATAGCCGGGTGAGGGTGCGCTCGATCCATGGCGCGGAGGTTAAATCTGCCAGCGGGTTTTCGGAGTCTAAGTTCTATACGACGTACGACTTTCCCACCACCTGGGACTATACCATGCTGGACAACAACACCAAAAAGCGTTGGAAACCCCTGTTGAGCAATTTCCTCAGGATCAACGTCCAGAACATGCTCACCTTTTCACAAGGCTTCAAGGTGGAGCTCAACGACATGAACGGAAGGGAACGGTCGACAGCCGTTTACGCACAAACGGATTCGGTCAACCCGATCTCCTATACGGAAAACTTTTACAAGGTGGACAACCCTTCCGTTCAGTTCAAACACCTCAACAATACAGTGTCGACGATAGACCCTTATGGGAATATCGATACAACAGCGATCATCGGGAAGGATATGGAAGTCATGACCGATATGCGGGAACAAACCTCACAATCCGTGGGCGGAAACATCAACCTCAATACGGACATGTTCCAGGTCGGCGTCCTGCCCACCCTCATACCCGATCTTTTGAACCTTTATCAACACGAGGTCGATCGTTTCCGGTCCGTGGCGATGGTCAAGATTATACAGCGCTATGGCATCCTGGACAGTGTCGTTCACATCGACAAGGGCAGTAAGATTTCTACCAAGAACATGCTCTACGACAGCGAAACGGGAGATGCCCTGCTGACCCGGACACAAAATGAATTCAACGACCCCGTCTATAACTTCAGCTACCCGGCGCACTGGATGTACAACGGTGCCGGGTTGGCCTATCAGAACATCGACGCGGTGCTGACCGGGGTCAATATTCAAAACGGCAAGATCGTATCGGGTCTTAGCCAGCCGGATACG
This region of Dinghuibacter silviterrae genomic DNA includes:
- a CDS encoding PA14 domain-containing protein: MILNFFARYQKFVALFLLGTFYAQFALALHIMRATYGGTEIVKREVHDGKGLMGPVRVQAKATVRPAEKAGGAGTAALSAVAMRAIVGAMAAPAKVKGGGPSQPEMQAFTSVNANNMVDLFSGDFSYNIPLLDVGGYPVNLSYRTGSGMDDDASWVGLGWNINPGSITRNMRGLPDDFDGGGDTVRKVAHIKPNKTWGVSVGASFEIFGLASVDPSLGLFHNTYNGWGMDISANASISVGSKTHGAMTGGLSLSDNSQNGVSINPSIGAKFGQIAKINNGGVSMGTSLTASYNSRSGLKSLSLGINDGANRDADKNKKEDAGGAWSPGITFAGPTYNPTITMPTTNQNYTLTVKVGGAISGLSPDLFASGYVSNQYVANSDTALVLPAFGYLNYQDIRNNWGGLTDFNREKEIPYREKPAIPHIAVPSYTYDVFTINGEGTGGMFRAYRGDVGFVADHLITDKSISGAASVDLGVGDDAHSGIDLNANYATTTSGPWLQDNTLKNSIGFTNSNGLYENAFFRNPGEKAINNKDFYTALGGDDVVTPSLFQRGGTNGATVTATNTLLRENGQKPDGTTQLTPSSAIRDAREKRNEVITYLTAKEASVVGLDKYIYRYALNQFTLRSCENDAPETNSGNGSGLMGSYYNNPGLNGAPQHVRLDPDVYFNWDKQSPFDCSQGGYSTTHTDRSFPHSNYSATWRGSFKPPVSGNYMLLLGSDDGSRIWIDDSLYMNTWYPHGLEHPAPDTAHFNLVGGHLYNIRMDYFQAYGYGVMEIGWRAPGMPVNNNYYPKPADTLPTAYLYPPVTVDTAAVNAVITREDRVNNFRQSNHISEINVLNPDGRRYVYGIPVYNLQQKEVSFATDATRGSLASGETGYTDGVDNTTANTNGKDGNFSKEQIPAYAHSFLLTAILSPDYVDVTGDGVSDDDLGDAVKFNYTKTAGIDNPMGWRAPYNDSASYAEGARSYSRDDKGHYIYGTKELWYLNSIESKTMIATFTLQHRSDLMSIDEHGNKTDSSKAMCLKEIDLYSKADFLAHNGPAGATPIKTIHFEYNYQLCPGINRPGDSTTGKLTLQRIWFTYNGNDKGALNPYVFHYHNNNPIYTPASVDKWGTYKPALSNPGSSTSNLITNEDYPYALQDSTQAAYNAAAWALDSIELPSGAKMKVNYESDDYAYVQNRRATQMCKLAGFATINNATTFYPQLYTSGGDMLYAYINVPYAPTSVQDIQARYFDGISKLYFRMYLQMPADIWGSGYDFVPAYSDIDTAGGNWCGMVPGSPNMIWVRLKGVNKTGDGGGSLNPIAETAVNWLRLNLPDKAYPGSEVSDDLDFKTGLTMIRAEGANILELLNGFSNTARYNGWVNQFDTSRSFVRLDCPTLKKYGGGHRVKSILIHDNWHAMTNNTRRETVYGQTYDYTTTQTVNGVPTTISSGVASWEPSVGAEENPFHLPIEYVDRASVLAPAASLYTEEPLGESFYPGASVGYSRVRVRSIHGAEVKSASGFSESKFYTTYDFPTTWDYTMLDNNTKKRWKPLLSNFLRINVQNMLTFSQGFKVELNDMNGRERSTAVYAQTDSVNPISYTENFYKVDNPSVQFKHLNNTVSTIDPYGNIDTTAIIGKDMEVMTDMREQTSQSVGGNINLNTDMFQVGVLPTLIPDLLNLYQHEVDRFRSVAMVKIIQRYGILDSVVHIDKGSKISTKNMLYDSETGDALLTRTQNEFNDPVYNFSYPAHWMYNGAGLAYQNIDAVLTGVNIQNGKIVSGLSQPDTTYLTPGDELLVYSRVLIGPGDTATFPDPYKLWVIDTNLVHATGPTSLYLVDQYGVPFNGNYATIKVTRSGHRNLNNMVGSVTSLGNPLRTDGSGNYHLVFDSTTAVVAASASELQQLWRVADRHRSDIQNVCSYSQADSANAAAQGCACLRPLFDYLLSTRQLFIHKYQHTSVRTLVLDAIAAGKTIDTTSCPILSANLSLPFYALTFDTLTSLYQCRLGNDIIDFKSLSGQAMAVYQMVSQSCDGFGRVVYKNPAIVAPAPDTVTVNLYPYFTVNLMSSLGNCPFYLDTLLTADSTTDHIMLENQLAVMGQTRNSVAELRFDSLYKIPINATILSAKVYLKADTRGHIPGLYDSANSTNRVDSVGVALAAGAGYVPYMDFDTLLYEGYFGPWASGARNRQPFQNDTIDAMAFVQGYTQFTYNNNAFVLTQGSGGMNNQDSLANVPLNGGVPPYLLSGYTNYYATFYNQHYADSTKWPVMQVTYIAPQPALDTMGAVLVFNSTVDCNTVISRSCYSAVTDTLVNPYQYGILGDFRPSLNYVYYTRRTESDPTQPTNIRKFGTIVNFAPFWVLNNGNWGPVYDTTRWVWNTQSTLYNQKGYEIENRDPLGRFNSGLYGYGLNLPVAVTQNARVQETAYEGFEDYGFITNTCDTVCPESRPFDFSAYQYEMSDSAAHTGLYSLRVPAGQTVSISAPVQAAYDLSNPSFKDTASAGAFAGQKAVSALLPPFEPYQGKRMLVSTWVKESVACTCQQYTNDHVSITFTVGGVSTSTPLHTAGNIIEGWQRYDTLIDIPAGATNLTLSLAASGTATTYFDDIRIQPFNAEMKSYVYNPISLRLMAELDENNYATFYEYDDDGTLIRVKKETERGILTIKETRSALLKNN